One genomic window of Trichlorobacter lovleyi includes the following:
- a CDS encoding HD-GYP domain-containing protein, which produces MNGYYVPVGVESIEPDLFPDVALYLRSGGNYVLYKSHGRNFSKQDAVRLMANSIDFLYVSPSDMEVITKYLEENAERLLQSDQFDGRTKGKIIYQTSINFVGDIFQNPKKVGDIDRSKKLMENLLLYLSSDRDALSSLETVMTHNYYTFVHSLQVTALSVLMHAEAYSLAHDELVDVGVGTLLHDFGKTFTPQQILNKTGKLTEDEIAIIKRHPEEGYLYLKENTRLNEISLAIVRDHHERVNGNGYPRGLKRTEISRSAQVGGLCDVYCTLTIDRTGGKALPPYLTIQVMRQEMKDAFDARLLDILEGLTCTEETQQLVL; this is translated from the coding sequence ATGAACGGCTACTATGTCCCGGTAGGGGTTGAGAGCATTGAGCCGGACCTTTTTCCCGATGTGGCACTCTATCTGCGCAGCGGCGGCAATTATGTGCTCTACAAGAGTCATGGCCGCAACTTTTCAAAACAGGATGCCGTCCGGTTGATGGCGAACAGCATTGATTTTCTGTATGTCAGCCCAAGCGATATGGAGGTCATCACCAAGTACCTTGAGGAAAATGCCGAACGCCTGCTGCAGAGCGATCAGTTTGACGGCAGGACCAAGGGCAAGATCATCTACCAGACCTCAATTAACTTTGTGGGGGATATCTTCCAGAACCCCAAAAAGGTTGGCGATATCGACCGCAGCAAGAAACTGATGGAAAACCTGCTGCTGTACCTTTCCAGCGACCGCGATGCCCTTTCCTCCCTTGAGACCGTTATGACCCATAATTACTACACCTTTGTGCACAGCCTGCAGGTGACGGCCCTGTCGGTGCTGATGCATGCCGAGGCCTATAGCCTTGCCCATGACGAATTGGTGGATGTCGGTGTTGGCACCTTGCTGCACGACTTCGGCAAGACCTTTACCCCGCAACAGATCCTGAACAAGACCGGCAAACTGACCGAGGATGAAATTGCCATCATCAAACGTCACCCGGAAGAGGGCTACCTCTACCTCAAGGAAAATACCCGCCTGAATGAGATCTCGCTGGCCATCGTGCGGGACCACCATGAGCGGGTGAACGGTAACGGCTACCCCCGTGGGCTCAAAAGAACGGAGATCTCCCGCAGTGCCCAGGTGGGGGGACTCTGCGATGTTTACTGCACCCTCACCATTGATCGCACCGGCGGCAAGGCGTTACCTCCCTACCTGACCATCCAGGTCATGCGGCAGGAGATGAAGGATGCCTTTGATGCCCGTCTGCTCGATATCCTGGAAGGTCTAACCTGTACTGAAGAGACGCAGCAACTGGTCCTGTAG
- a CDS encoding YkgJ family cysteine cluster protein, with protein MHTLIHEVQQRQLFFDQLCAAWSSEYRQRGGSIHCAKGCGGCCSLVVNCSFPEALRVAGALTEQHHNRLRERIAAIQETAERASDLKQWLAAYRRLPEACPFLNRSAACSIYPERPFSCRSLLATMPPDWCVTDFSGLSSEEKHAFMAALDRSSVAFPTHYAATPQEIGRELEEASLRQMETVYGFSITGALPWLVWLETEYQLSRVLPEGRETVQRYLAERQLLNQFLVAIH; from the coding sequence ATGCATACACTTATCCATGAAGTTCAGCAAAGACAGCTGTTTTTTGATCAACTCTGCGCCGCCTGGAGCAGTGAATACCGGCAGCGCGGCGGCAGTATCCACTGTGCCAAAGGCTGCGGCGGCTGCTGCTCGCTGGTGGTCAACTGCAGCTTTCCCGAGGCGCTGCGTGTCGCCGGGGCACTCACGGAACAGCATCACAACCGCTTGCGGGAGCGGATTGCTGCCATTCAAGAGACGGCAGAGCGAGCCAGCGACCTGAAGCAGTGGCTTGCCGCCTACCGCCGGTTACCGGAGGCCTGCCCGTTTCTGAACCGGTCAGCAGCCTGCAGCATCTACCCGGAGCGCCCCTTCTCCTGCCGTTCACTGCTTGCAACCATGCCGCCGGACTGGTGTGTAACCGACTTCAGCGGCCTCAGCAGCGAGGAAAAACACGCCTTCATGGCAGCGCTCGATCGCTCCAGTGTCGCCTTCCCGACCCACTATGCCGCAACACCGCAGGAGATCGGCCGGGAACTGGAGGAGGCCAGCCTGCGCCAAATGGAAACAGTTTACGGTTTTTCCATCACAGGGGCATTACCCTGGCTAGTCTGGCTGGAAACGGAATATCAACTGAGCAGAGTGCTTCCGGAGGGGCGTGAGACCGTGCAACGCTATCTGGCTGAGCGGCAACTGCTGAATCAGTTTCTGGTGGCGATACACTGA